Proteins from one Syngnathoides biaculeatus isolate LvHL_M chromosome 8, ASM1980259v1, whole genome shotgun sequence genomic window:
- the wdr53 gene encoding WD repeat-containing protein 53 isoform X1 — MAKLWREGHSTAILCVCASPGPETLVASGSEGGEVAIWSQEGCVVAHLDLLGGDDCTSVVFSPAAPSLLYASHGGTVSVLDPRNLKGAVKEFANAGEEEINALALNESGSTLALADDSGTVRILELPEGKVCRTLRRHTNICSSVAFRPHRPNNVLSAGLDMQVMLWGLQKTRPLWTLNLQDIAEDEDDRLQRPGQLFNPPLAHCVSVASCGNIVACAADDGRVHLMRVGNGSKLEQQGALKAHSQGASQAHFVPFLSHPYWLTSGGNDGRVALWDVSKHPVVTPEGKAKIKGAVAPRRKGKSKAKRKGEEAREDHEADVEVTEKSGPEVNINHGDKINWLCPALLKGTPSLLVADQSSSLTVYPLAEP, encoded by the exons ATGGCCAAGCTGTGGCGTGAGGGTCACTCCACCGCCATCTTGTGCGTGTGCGCATCCCCAGGCCCGGAGACACTTGTCGCCTCAGGTTCAGAAGGCGGCGAGGTGGCCATTTGGAGCCAAGAAGGATGCGTCGTCGCTCACCTTGACCTCCTGGGCGGGGATGACTGCACCAGTGTCGTGTTTTCTCCTGCAGCGCCGAGCCTGCTCTACGCCTCGCACGGCGGCACGGTCAGCGTGCTCGACCCCCGGAACCTGAAGGGCGCCGTTAAGGAGTTCGCCAATGCTGGGGAGGAGGAGATCAACGCGTTGGCACTGAACGAGAGCGGTTCGACTCTGGCGCTGGCCGACGACTCCGGGACGGTCCGGATACTGGAACTTCCCGAGGGAAAAGTGTGCAGGACACTTCGCAGACACACCAACATCTGCTCTTCGGTGGCTTTTAGGCCGCACAGGCCCAACAACGTGCTGTCCGCTGGACTGGACATGCAG GTGATGCTGTGGGGTCTGCAGAAGACACGGCCCCTTTGGACCCTCAACCTCCAGGACATAGCAGAGGACGAAGATGACCGCCTGCAGCGTCCCGGTCAGCTTTTTAACCCTCCCCTGGCCCACTGCGTCTCAGTGGCCAGCTGCGGAAACATCGTAGCTTGCGCCGCAGACGATGGCCGGGTGCACCTGATGCGGGTCGGCAATGGCTCCAAACTGGAGCAGCAGGGGGCGCTCAAGGCGCACAGCCAGGGCGCCTCCCAAGCTCATTTCGTCCCGTTCCTCTCGCACCCGTACTGGCTGACTTCGGGGGGCAACGACGGCCGCGTGGCTCTGTGGGACGTCAGCAAGCACCCCGTGGTTACTCCAGAGGGGAAGGCCAAAATCAAGGGTGCGGTCGCCCCACGCAGGAAGGGTAAAAGCAAGGCCAAGAGAAAAGGAGAGGAGGCACGAGAGGACCATGAGGCTGACGTGGAGGTGACGGAGAAGTCTGGACCCGAGGTGAACATCAACCATGGGGACAAAATTAACTGGTTGTGTCCTGCTTTGCTCAAAGGAACGCCAAGTCTGCTTGTGGCCGATCAGAGTTCAAGTCTGACTGTTTATCCTCTGGCTGAGCCGTAG
- the wdr53 gene encoding WD repeat-containing protein 53 isoform X2 translates to MAKLWREGHSTAILCVCASPGPETLVASGSEGGEVAIWSQEGCVVAHLDLLGGDDCTSVVFSPAAPSLLYASHGGTVSVLDPRNLKGAVKEFANAGEEEINALALNESGSTLALADDSGTVRILELPEGKVCRTLRRHTNICSSVAFRPHRPNNVLSAGLDMQVMLWGLQKTRPLWTLNLQDIAEDEDDRLQRPGQLFNPPLAHCVSVASCGNIVACAADDGRVHLMRVGNGSKLEQQGALKAHSQGASQAHFVPFLSHPYWLTSGGNDGRVALWDVSKHPVVTPEGKAKIKGAVAPRRKGKSKAKRKGEEAREDHEADVEERQVCLWPIRVQV, encoded by the exons ATGGCCAAGCTGTGGCGTGAGGGTCACTCCACCGCCATCTTGTGCGTGTGCGCATCCCCAGGCCCGGAGACACTTGTCGCCTCAGGTTCAGAAGGCGGCGAGGTGGCCATTTGGAGCCAAGAAGGATGCGTCGTCGCTCACCTTGACCTCCTGGGCGGGGATGACTGCACCAGTGTCGTGTTTTCTCCTGCAGCGCCGAGCCTGCTCTACGCCTCGCACGGCGGCACGGTCAGCGTGCTCGACCCCCGGAACCTGAAGGGCGCCGTTAAGGAGTTCGCCAATGCTGGGGAGGAGGAGATCAACGCGTTGGCACTGAACGAGAGCGGTTCGACTCTGGCGCTGGCCGACGACTCCGGGACGGTCCGGATACTGGAACTTCCCGAGGGAAAAGTGTGCAGGACACTTCGCAGACACACCAACATCTGCTCTTCGGTGGCTTTTAGGCCGCACAGGCCCAACAACGTGCTGTCCGCTGGACTGGACATGCAG GTGATGCTGTGGGGTCTGCAGAAGACACGGCCCCTTTGGACCCTCAACCTCCAGGACATAGCAGAGGACGAAGATGACCGCCTGCAGCGTCCCGGTCAGCTTTTTAACCCTCCCCTGGCCCACTGCGTCTCAGTGGCCAGCTGCGGAAACATCGTAGCTTGCGCCGCAGACGATGGCCGGGTGCACCTGATGCGGGTCGGCAATGGCTCCAAACTGGAGCAGCAGGGGGCGCTCAAGGCGCACAGCCAGGGCGCCTCCCAAGCTCATTTCGTCCCGTTCCTCTCGCACCCGTACTGGCTGACTTCGGGGGGCAACGACGGCCGCGTGGCTCTGTGGGACGTCAGCAAGCACCCCGTGGTTACTCCAGAGGGGAAGGCCAAAATCAAGGGTGCGGTCGCCCCACGCAGGAAGGGTAAAAGCAAGGCCAAGAGAAAAGGAGAGGAGGCACGAGAGGACCATGAGGCTGACGTGGAG GAACGCCAAGTCTGCTTGTGGCCGATCAGAGTTCAAGTCTGA